Proteins found in one Buchnera aphidicola str. G002 (Myzus persicae) genomic segment:
- the hisA gene encoding 1-(5-phosphoribosyl)-5-[(5-phosphoribosylamino)methylideneamino]imidazole-4-carboxamide isomerase, which yields MIIPAFDFINGQAVRLYQGDYSNKKKYDVNLKRYLEEYKLKGVKIIHLVDLDGARNSKNRQLKLFKNILSYTTIPLQIGGGIRSVEDINMFLDLGAKRIVIGSSIINNKVEVKKWLKIYGSDAIVLALDVNIDSYNNKVICINGWREKSKITLEQIIEYFSPYGLKHVLCTDISKDGTLLGPNIELYKEISNSFQHIKFQASGGIGTLQDIISLRKTKITSVIIGRSLLEKKFRIEEALKCWQNGS from the coding sequence ATGATTATACCTGCGTTTGATTTTATTAATGGTCAAGCAGTGCGTTTGTATCAAGGTGATTATTCTAATAAAAAAAAATATGATGTAAATCTAAAACGTTATTTAGAAGAATATAAATTAAAAGGAGTTAAAATTATTCACTTAGTAGATTTAGACGGAGCTAGAAATAGTAAAAATAGACAATTAAAATTATTTAAAAATATATTATCTTATACTACTATTCCATTGCAAATAGGAGGTGGTATAAGAAGTGTAGAAGATATTAATATGTTTTTAGATTTAGGAGCTAAAAGGATAGTTATTGGATCTTCTATTATAAATAATAAAGTTGAAGTAAAAAAATGGCTTAAAATATATGGGTCAGATGCAATTGTTTTAGCATTAGATGTAAATATTGACAGCTATAATAATAAAGTAATATGTATTAACGGTTGGCGAGAAAAATCAAAGATTACTTTAGAACAAATTATTGAATATTTCTCACCATATGGATTAAAACATGTATTATGTACTGATATATCTAAAGATGGAACATTGCTAGGTCCTAACATTGAATTATACAAAGAAATTTCGAATTCTTTTCAACATATAAAATTTCAAGCCTCTGGAGGCATAGGAACATTGCAAGATATTATTTCTTTAAGAAAAACTAAAATTACAAGTGTGATTATTGGTCGCAGTTTACTGGAGAAAAAATTTAGAATAGAAGAGGCCTTAAAATGTTGGCAAAACGGATCATAG
- the hisF gene encoding imidazole glycerol phosphate synthase subunit HisF, translating to MLAKRIIACLDVSDGVVVKGVQFKNHQIMGNIIPLAQRYADDGIDELVFYDITAATKNTLVNRNWIEKVAKVINIPFCVAGGIKSVEDAKNILSSGADKISINSSALINPNLITKISERFGVQCMVVGIDSWFDEEKKCYMVQQYTGDVNKTYQTNWKTFEWIKKVQEKGAGEIVLNMMNQDGLQKGYDLIQLSQIRDICKVPLIASGGAGKIKHFYDAFYKSNVDGVLAASVFHKNLVNIKKLKDFLIQKGMEIRTC from the coding sequence ATGTTGGCAAAACGGATCATAGCATGTTTAGATGTTAGTGACGGTGTAGTAGTAAAAGGCGTTCAATTTAAAAATCATCAAATCATGGGTAATATAATCCCTCTTGCTCAACGTTATGCAGATGATGGCATAGATGAATTAGTTTTTTATGATATTACTGCTGCCACAAAAAATACATTAGTTAATCGAAACTGGATAGAAAAAGTTGCTAAAGTGATAAATATTCCTTTTTGTGTTGCTGGAGGAATTAAAAGTGTAGAAGACGCAAAAAATATTTTATCTAGTGGTGCAGATAAAATATCAATTAATTCTTCAGCTTTAATAAATCCGAATTTAATCACTAAAATTTCAGAACGTTTTGGTGTTCAATGTATGGTAGTAGGAATTGATTCTTGGTTTGATGAAGAAAAAAAATGCTATATGGTACAACAATATACAGGAGATGTTAATAAAACCTATCAGACTAACTGGAAAACATTTGAATGGATTAAAAAGGTTCAAGAAAAAGGAGCAGGTGAAATTGTTTTAAATATGATGAATCAAGATGGATTACAAAAAGGTTATGATCTTATACAACTGAGTCAAATAAGAGATATTTGTAAAGTTCCATTAATTGCTTCAGGAGGTGCTGGAAAAATAAAACATTTTTATGATGCATTCTATAAATCTAATGTAGATGGTGTTTTAGCTGCTTCTGTTTTTCATAAAAATTTAGTAAATATCAAAAAATTAAAAGATTTTTTAATTCAAAAAGGAATGGAGATCAGAACGTGTTAA
- the hisIE gene encoding bifunctional phosphoribosyl-AMP cyclohydrolase/phosphoribosyl-ATP diphosphatase HisIE → MLTSQDLLNLNWLKTDGMIPVIIQNFFSNKILMHGYMNKEALLKTQKNGLVTFYSRTKKRLWTKGEESGNYLKVIEITTDCDYDTLLILVEPLGKTCHLGNSSCFLLKKSNMTFLVELENIIKKRKKIYKNNSYTSELYKSGTSRIAQKVGEEAIETILAVMKKEKLEIINESSDLLYHFIVLLHDQNLNLNIILDNLQKRNIKKLSTDSQLI, encoded by the coding sequence GTGTTAACATCACAAGATTTATTAAATCTAAATTGGCTTAAAACTGATGGTATGATACCAGTAATAATACAAAATTTTTTTTCAAATAAAATTTTGATGCATGGGTATATGAATAAAGAAGCATTATTAAAAACTCAAAAAAATGGTTTAGTTACATTTTATTCTCGTACTAAAAAACGTTTATGGACTAAAGGAGAAGAATCAGGAAATTATTTAAAAGTAATTGAAATAACTACAGACTGTGATTATGATACATTATTAATTTTAGTTGAACCATTAGGAAAAACCTGTCATTTAGGGAATTCAAGTTGTTTTCTTTTAAAGAAATCTAATATGACTTTTCTTGTTGAATTAGAAAATATTATAAAAAAGAGAAAAAAAATATATAAAAATAATTCTTATACATCTGAATTATATAAATCAGGAACTAGTCGAATAGCACAAAAAGTAGGTGAAGAAGCTATAGAAACAATTTTAGCAGTGATGAAAAAAGAGAAATTAGAAATAATTAATGAATCTTCAGATTTACTTTATCATTTTATTGTTTTATTACATGATCAAAATTTAAATTTAAATATTATTCTTGATAATTTGCAAAAAAGAAATATTAAAAAATTATCAACTGACTCTCAATTAATTTAA
- the gndA gene encoding NADP-dependent phosphogluconate dehydrogenase, which produces MSKQQIGVVGMAVMGRNLALNIESRNYTVSIFNRTSSITKDVINQNKGKNIFPYFTIKDFVNSLIKPRCILLMVKSGQATDDTIKSIIPYLEKEDILIDAGNTFYKDTIRRNDELSQYGINFIGMGVSGGELGALHGPSIMPGGQKEAYELVFPMLKKISAKFQDDPCVSYIGPNGAGHYVKMVHNGIEYGDMQLISEAYFLLKYLLRMNNKELSDIFSKWNKGELNSYLIEITKDIFLEKDRNNKYLIDFILDVAEDKGTGKWISQNALELREPLSLITESVFSRYLSSLKKQRTVASKILKGPIIEELIKDKDNFTEEIRRALYLGKIISYAQGFSQLKKASEKYSWNLKYGEIAKIFRSGCIIRANFLQKITEEYSNNKDIVNLLLTPYFSKIANKYEKSLRKIVIYAIKYGIPIPTFSSAISYYDTYRSLNLPANLIQAQRDYFGSHTYQRIDEEGYFHTNWAIKK; this is translated from the coding sequence ATGTCAAAACAACAAATTGGTGTTGTGGGAATGGCAGTAATGGGGCGAAATTTAGCATTAAACATTGAAAGTAGAAATTATACTGTGTCTATATTTAATAGAACATCTTCTATAACAAAAGATGTAATTAATCAAAATAAAGGAAAAAATATTTTTCCATATTTTACTATAAAAGATTTTGTTAACTCATTAATTAAACCTAGATGTATTTTATTGATGGTGAAATCAGGTCAAGCAACTGATGATACTATTAAATCAATTATACCTTATTTAGAAAAAGAAGACATATTAATTGATGCAGGAAATACTTTTTATAAAGATACTATTCGACGAAATGATGAATTATCTCAATACGGAATTAATTTTATTGGAATGGGAGTGTCTGGGGGTGAATTAGGAGCATTACATGGTCCCTCAATTATGCCTGGCGGTCAAAAAGAAGCATATGAACTTGTTTTTCCAATGTTGAAAAAAATATCAGCCAAGTTTCAAGATGATCCATGTGTAAGTTATATTGGTCCAAATGGAGCAGGGCATTATGTTAAAATGGTTCATAATGGTATTGAATATGGTGACATGCAATTAATTTCAGAAGCATATTTTTTATTAAAATATTTATTACGTATGAACAATAAAGAATTATCAGATATATTTTCTAAATGGAATAAAGGTGAATTAAATAGTTATTTAATTGAGATAACAAAAGATATTTTTCTTGAAAAAGATAGAAATAACAAATATTTAATAGATTTCATTTTAGATGTTGCAGAAGACAAAGGTACTGGTAAATGGATAAGTCAAAATGCTTTAGAACTTCGAGAACCTCTTTCGTTAATAACTGAATCTGTTTTTTCACGTTATTTATCTTCTCTTAAAAAACAACGAACAGTAGCATCGAAAATATTAAAAGGACCTATAATAGAAGAGTTAATTAAAGATAAAGATAATTTTACTGAAGAAATTAGACGTGCTTTATATTTAGGGAAAATAATTTCTTACGCACAAGGTTTTTCCCAATTAAAAAAAGCTTCAGAAAAATATTCTTGGAATTTAAAATATGGTGAAATTGCTAAAATTTTTAGATCTGGTTGTATTATCCGAGCTAATTTTTTACAAAAAATAACAGAAGAATATTCTAATAATAAAGATATAGTTAATTTATTATTAACACCTTATTTTTCAAAAATAGCTAATAAATATGAAAAATCACTACGTAAAATTGTTATTTATGCAATAAAATATGGAATTCCTATTCCTACTTTTTCTTCAGCTATATCTTATTATGATACTTATCGTAGCTTAAATTTACCAGCTAATCTTATCCAAGCTCAAAGAGATTATTTTGGTTCACATACTTATCAAAGAATTGATGAAGAAGGTTATTTTCATACTAATTGGGCTATTAAAAAATGA
- the dcd gene encoding dCTP deaminase: MRLCDKDIEEWLTRKELIIEPYPKKELINGITVDIHLSNKFRFFYDHVRSHIDLSDSKKNTALALSEVMSTERLFSKEKPLFLQPGSLVLSSTFENIIIPNNLVGWLDGRSSLARLGLMIHATAHRIDPGWRGNIVLEIFNAGKLTLVLRPKMRIAALSFELLSQSVLRPYYSRYEAKYKSQNGVVPSRIDEE, translated from the coding sequence ATGCGTTTATGTGATAAAGATATTGAAGAATGGTTAACAAGAAAAGAATTAATTATTGAACCCTATCCAAAAAAAGAATTAATTAATGGAATTACTGTTGATATACATCTTAGTAATAAATTTCGTTTTTTTTATGATCATGTTAGATCGCATATTGATTTAAGTGATTCAAAAAAAAATACAGCTTTAGCATTATCTGAAGTTATGAGTACTGAAAGATTATTTTCTAAGGAAAAACCATTATTTTTACAACCAGGTTCTTTAGTTTTATCTTCTACTTTTGAAAATATTATTATTCCTAATAATTTAGTAGGTTGGTTAGATGGTCGATCTTCTTTAGCTCGTTTAGGCTTAATGATTCATGCTACAGCACATCGAATTGATCCAGGATGGAGAGGAAATATTGTTTTAGAAATTTTTAATGCGGGAAAATTAACTTTAGTATTACGTCCTAAAATGAGAATTGCGGCACTTAGTTTTGAACTTCTTTCTCAATCAGTTTTACGTCCTTATTATTCTCGTTATGAAGCTAAATATAAAAGCCAAAATGGAGTTGTTCCTAGTCGTATTGATGAAGAATAG